In Streptomyces sp. NBC_01381, a genomic segment contains:
- a CDS encoding demethylmenaquinone methyltransferase, with protein MTRASLEKQPHEVASMFDDVAERYDLTNDVLSLGQARLWRKEVAKAVDARPAQKILDLAAGTATSSQPFARAGAYVVPCDFSLGMLQVGKGRHPWMPFTAGDATKLPFKDDTFDAVTISFGLRNVQETDQALREMYRVTKPGGRVVICEFSHATWAPFRTVYEEYLMRALPPVARAVSSNPDAYVYLAESIRSWPEQPELAARLRGAGWSKVAWRNLTGGVVALHRGFKA; from the coding sequence GTGACCCGCGCCTCCCTGGAAAAGCAGCCGCACGAAGTCGCTTCGATGTTCGACGACGTGGCGGAACGGTACGACCTCACGAACGACGTCCTGTCGCTCGGCCAGGCCCGGCTCTGGCGCAAGGAGGTCGCGAAGGCGGTCGACGCGCGCCCCGCGCAGAAGATCCTCGACCTCGCCGCGGGCACGGCAACCTCGTCCCAGCCGTTCGCCCGAGCGGGAGCGTACGTCGTGCCCTGCGATTTCTCGCTCGGCATGCTGCAGGTCGGCAAGGGGCGCCACCCCTGGATGCCGTTCACCGCGGGCGACGCGACGAAGCTGCCGTTCAAGGACGACACGTTCGACGCCGTCACGATCTCCTTCGGCCTTCGCAACGTCCAGGAGACGGACCAGGCGCTGCGCGAGATGTACCGCGTGACGAAGCCCGGCGGCCGGGTCGTCATCTGCGAGTTCTCGCACGCCACGTGGGCGCCGTTCCGCACGGTCTACGAGGAGTATCTGATGCGGGCGCTGCCGCCGGTGGCGCGCGCGGTGTCGTCCAATCCCGACGCGTACGTCTATCTCGCGGAGTCCATCCGCTCCTGGCCCGAGCAGCCGGAGCTGGCGGCGCGGCTGCGGGGCGCGGGCTGGTCGAAGGTGGCGTGGCGGAATCTGACCGGTGGTGTGGTGGCGCTGCACCGGGGGTTCAAAGCTTAG